Proteins from one Balaenoptera musculus isolate JJ_BM4_2016_0621 chromosome 7, mBalMus1.pri.v3, whole genome shotgun sequence genomic window:
- the FASTKD1 gene encoding FAST kinase domain-containing protein 1, mitochondrial isoform X5, with the protein MGKIADIVNRNLETIQDLRCLSVLMVSISSLISQRFQEQLVNKTEQLFDTIDSSQVNIARRIVQFLRNIKYGYYPLLERCNKVFLSNVNHLDLDSISKILSLYHSLQFHSFEFILMTKKRLTEMIPLFDYPASFVKLFVTLGPVAGPEEEKRLKSTILLMSEELTSHQALAVMGAMEEMESRNSRLIRKIASILHKHLDNYKPVELLRITQASIFLHFQSKELFVKLRELLLSYLKVSVIPSEISLLVCALSMLPSPHLDEARISQIEAVLPQCDLNDLNSFATSVLRCIQYDHMYRNNMPGKQLKLLQKLDHYGRQRLQKCSSLNLLWEEVKSLKGDWFADSLLEETVVTLQRLMDEINYINVAGIASFISRTNYLSTSLLDRIASVVLQQIEKIHPFAILAIILPFSALNYDPPQRDEFFGTCLQRLNSYLSILDPLMLVFLGYSLATREYFSEDLLKAIFNIRFLAKLDSQLELLCSSLNMKVQFRLMELNRAVCLECPEYQIPWFHDRFCQQQYKKDFGSMNEAQQQIYKMLAEVLGGISFVKASVLTPYYYTIDFECILDKRKKPLPYGSHNTTLGKLPKIHSELNTQIAGSRLPPGAEKIALEFLDSRAFCRNIPHLKGKSAMKKRHLEILGYRVIQIPHFEWNSMALSTKNARMDYLRERIFGEGKSSS; encoded by the exons gTGCTTGTCTGTTTTAATGGTCAGCATATCTTCTTTAATATCACAGCGTTTTCAAGAGCaattagtgaacaaaacagagcaaCTTTTTGACACCATAGATTCTTCCCAGGTCAACATTGCAAGAAGAATAGTACAGTTTCTTCGAAATATTAAATATGGTTATTACCCACTATTGGAAAGGTGCAATAAAGTGTTTTTGAGCAATGTGAACCACCTTGATTTGGACTCCATCAGTAAAATACTTAGTCTATACCACTCTCTACAGTTTCAtagttttgaatttattttaatgaccAAGAAGAGGCTAACAGAAATGATTCCTCTGTTTGACTACCCTGCTAGCTTTGTAAAATTGTTTGTAACATTGGGACCTGTGGCAGGACCTGAAGAAGAGAAACG acTTAAATCAACTATATTACTGATGTCAGAGGAGTTGACTAGCCATCAAGCCCTGGCAGTGATGGGAGCAATGGAAGAGATGGAAAGCAGAAATTCACGTCTGATTAGAAA aATTGCTTCAATTCTGCATAAACATTTGGATAACTATAAACCAGTAGAGTTATTGAGGATAACTCAAGCATcgatttttctacattttcaaaGTAAAGAGCTTTTTGTGAAACTCAGAGAATTGCTGCTTAG TTATTTGAAAGTCAGTGTCATACCTAGTGAGATTTCCCTCCTGGTTTGTGCTCTTTCGATGCTTCCTTCTCCTCACTTAGACGAAGCGAGGATATCTCAAATTGAAGCAGTTTTACCACAGTGTGACCTAAATGACCTGAATAGTTTTGCCACATCTGTTTTAAGATGTATTCAGTATGATCACATGTATCGGAATAATATGCCTGGGAAACAGTTGAAACTACTTCAAAAATTAGATCACTACGGTCGTCAGAGACTACAAAAATGCAGCAGTTTGAATCTGTTATGGGAAGAAGTTAAATCTTTAAAAGGAGACTGGTTTGCTGATTCACTTCTTGAAGAAACTGTTGTTACCTTACAGCGTTTGATGGATGAAATTAATTACATAAATGTTGCAGGGATTGCATCTTTTATTTCTAGAACTAACTACCTCAGTACTTCGCTACTTGATAGGATAGCCTCAGTGGTCCTTCAGCAGATTGAAAAG ATTCATCCTTTTGCAATCCTTGCTATTATTCTTCCGTTCAGCGCCCTGAACTATGATCCACCTCAAAGGGATGAATTTTTCGGAACTTGCCTTCAACGCCTTAATTCTTACTTAA GTATATTGGATCCTCTTATGTTAGTGTTTCTTGGTTACTCTTTGGCCACACGtgaatatttttcagaagatCTACTGAAGGCAATTTTTAACATAAGATTCTTAGCCAAATTAGATTCTCAACTTGAac ttttatgtTCATCTCTAAATATGAAGGTCCAATTTCGTCTTATGGAATTAAATAGAGCAGTCTGCTTGGAATGTCCTGAATATCAGATTCCATGGTTTCATGACCGCTTCTGTCAACAGCAGTATAAAAAAG atTTTGGCAGTATGAATGAAGCACAACAGCAGATTTACAAAATGTTAGCAGAGGTACTAGGAGGAATCAGTTTTGTAAAAGCCTCTGTTCTTACACCTTATTACTACACAATAG ATTTTGAGTGTATCttggataaaaggaaaaaacctctTCCGTATGGAAGCCATAATACAACTTTGGGAAAACTACCAAAAATACATTCGGAATTAAATACTCAAATAGCTGGATCAAGACTGCCACCAGGAGCTGAAAA GATTGCTTTGGAATTTTTGGATTCGAGAGCATTTTGTAGAAACATCcctcatttaaaaggaaaatctgcTATGAAAAAACGACACTTGGAAATTTTGGGCTATCGTGTAATTCAG ATCCCTCATTTTGAATGGAACTCTATGGCACTATCAACAAAGAATGCTCGAATGGACTACCTGAGAGAACGGATATTTGGAGAAGGCAAATCATCATCAtag
- the LOC118897795 gene encoding LOW QUALITY PROTEIN: phosphatidylinositol N-acetylglucosaminyltransferase subunit C-like (The sequence of the model RefSeq protein was modified relative to this genomic sequence to represent the inferred CDS: inserted 2 bases in 1 codon) — protein MCAQPVTNTKEARWQKVLYERQPFPDYYVDQTFLEELRKNVYARKYQYWAVVFESSVVIQQLCSVCVFVVIWWYMDEGLLAPHWLFGTGLASSLIGYVLFDLTDGGEGRKKNGRTWWADLKSALVFIPFTYGFSPVLKTXTESVSIDTIYAMSVFMLLGHLIFFDYGANAAIVSSTLSLNMAIFASVCLASRLPRSLHAFVMVTFAIQIFALWPMLQKKLKACTPRSYVGVTLLFAFSALGGLLSISAVGAILFALLLVSISRLCPFYLICLQLFKENIHGPWDEAEIKEDLSRFLS, from the exons ATGTGTGCCCAGCCTGTAACTAACACCAAAGAGGCCAGGTGGCAGAAGGTCTTGTATGAGCGACAGCCTTTTCCTGATTACTACGTGGATCAGACGTTCCTGGAAGAGCTCCGGAAGAACGTCTATGCCCGGAAATACCAATATTGGGCTGTGGTATTTGAGTCCAGTGTGGTGATACAGCAGCTGTGCAGTGTCTGTGTTTTTGTGGTTATCTGGTGGTATATGGATGAGGGTCTTCTGGCTCCCCATTGGCTTTTTGGGACCGGCCTGGCTTCTTCACTGATTGGCTATGTTTTGTTTGATCTCACTGATGGAGGTGAAGGACGGAAGAAGAATGGGCGGACCTGGTGGGCTGACTTGAAGAGTGCCCTAGTCTTCATACCTTTCACGTATGGCTTTTCGCCAGTGCTGAAGAC GACAGAGTCCGTCAGCATTGACACCATCTATGCCATGTCAGTCTTCATGCTGTTAGGCCACCTCATCTTCTTTGACTATGGTGCCAATGCTGCCATTGTATCCAGCACACTGTCCTTGAACATGGCCATCTTTGCTTCTGTCTGCCTTGCCTCACGCCTGCCCCGGTCCCTACATGCCTTCGTCATGGTGACATTTGCCATCCAGATTTTTGCCCTATGGCCCATGTTACAGAAGAAACTGAAGGCATGTACTCCCCGCAGCTATGTGGGAGTCACACTGCTTTTTGCATTTTCAGCCTTGGGAGGCCTGCTGTCCATTAGTGCTGTGGGAGCCATACTCTTTGCCCTTCTGCTGGTTTCCATCTCACGTCTCTGCCCTTTCTACCTCATTTGCCTgcagctttttaaagaaaacattcatgGGCCTTGGGATGAGgctgaaatcaaagaagacttgTCGAGGTTCCTCAGCTGA
- the KLHL41 gene encoding kelch-like protein 41 has protein sequence MDSQRELAEELRLYQSTLLQDGLKDLLDEKKFIDCTLKAGDKSLPCHRLILSACSPYFREYFLSELDEAKKKEVVLDNVDPAVLDLIIKYLYSASIDLNDGNVQDIFALASRFQIPSVFTVCVSYLQKRLAPGNCLAILRLGLLLDCPRLAISAREFVSDRFVQICKEEDFMQLSPQELISVISNDSLNVEKEEAVFEAVMKWVRTDKENRVKNLSEVFDCIRFRLMTEKYFKDHVEKDDIIKSNPELQKKIKVLKDAFAGKLPEPSKNTEKAGASEVNGDVGDEDLLPGYLNDIPRHGMFVKDLILLVNDTAAVAYDPTENECYLTALAEQIPRNHSSIVTQQNQVYVVGGLYVDEENKDQPLQSYFFQLDNVASEWVGLPPLPSARCLFGLGEVDDKIYVVAGKDLQTEASLDSVLCYDPVAAKWNEVKKLPIKVYGHSVISHKGMIYCLGGKTDDKKCTNRVFAYNPKRGDWRDLAPMKTPRSMFGVAVHKGKIVIAGGVTEDGLSASIEAFDLTTNKWEVMTEFPQERSSISLVSLAGSLYAIGGFAMIQLESKEFAPTEVNDIWKYEDDKKEWAGMLKEIRYASGASCLATRLNLFKLSKL, from the exons ATGGATTCCCAGCGGGAACTTGCAGAGGAACTGCGGCTTTACCAATCCACCCTTCTTCAGGATGGTCTAAAAGATCTCCTGGATGAGAAAAAATTCATCGATTGCACACTAAAAGCAGGTGACAAAAGTCTTCCTTGCCACAGATTGATTTTGTCAGCTTGTAGTCCTTACTTCCGTGAGTATTTTTTATCTGAACTTGatgaggcaaaaaaaaaggaggtagtACTAGATAATGTGGATCCTGCTGTATTGGATTTAATCATTAAGTACCTGTACTCTGCCAGTATTGATCTCAACGACGGAAATGTGCAAGATATTTTTGCATTGGCCAGCCGCTTTCAGATCCCCTCCGTGTTCACTGTCTGCGTTTCGTATCTTCAGAAAAGACTTGCTCCTGGTAACTGTCTAGCTATCCTAAGATTAGGACTTCTTCTTGACTGCCCGAGACTCGCCATCTCTGCCCGTGAATTTGTGTCTGATCGCTTTGTACAGATTTGTAAAGAAGAGGACTTCATGCAACTGTCTCCACAGGAGCTGATCTCAGTCATTTCCAATGACAGCCTAAATGTAGAAAAGGAAGAAGCGGTATTTGAGGCAGTGATGAAATGGGTGcgaacagacaaagaaaacagggTTAAAAACCTTAGCGAAGTGTTTGATTGTATCCGTTTTCGCCTtatgacagaaaaatattttaaagatcatGTTGAGAAAGATGATATCATTAAAAGCAACCCAGAActccagaaaaaaatcaaagttctcAAAGATGCCTTTGCAGGCAAACTCCCAGAACCTAGCAAAAACACAGAGAAGGCTGGGGCTAGTGAGGTGAATGGTGATGTTGGTGATGAAGATTTACTTCCTGGTTACCTGAACGATATTCCCAGGCATGGAATGTTTGTCAAAGACCTCATCCTCTTGGTTAATGACACAGCTGCAGTGGCTTATGATCCCACGGAAAATGAATGCTACCTTACTGCACTGGCTGAGCAGATCCCCAGAAATCATTCCAGCATCGTTACCCAGCAAAATCAGGTGTACGTGGTAGGAGGCCTCTATgtggatgaagaaaataaagatcaacCTCTACAGTCGTACTTCTTCCAG CTTGATAACGTAGCATCTGAGTGGGTTGGACTTCCACCTCTGCCTTCAGCCAGGTGTCTCTTCGGTCTGGGAGAAGTAGATGACAAAATCTATGTAGTTGCAGGCAAAGACCTTCAAACAGAGGCTTCGCTGGATTCAGTATTGTGCTATGATCCTGT GGCGGCCAAATGGAATGAAGTTAAAAAACTTCCTATCAAAGTCTATGGCCATAGTGTGATTTCACATAAGGGGATGATATATTGTCTCGGAGGAAAGACAGATGACAA aaagtGTACAAACAGGGTGTTTGCCTACAACCCCAAAAGAGGAGACTGGAGAGATCTGGCTCCAATGAAAACCCCCCGTTCCATGTTTGGAGTGGCAGTCCATAAAGGCAAAATTGTGATTGCTGGAGGCGTCACTGAAGATGGTCTTTCAGCTTCAATTGAAGCTTTTGACCTCACCACCAATAA GTGGGAAGTAATGACTGAATTTCCCCAAGAAAGAAGTTCCATCAGTTTGGTCAGCCTGGCTGGATCCCTGTATGCCATTGGTGGTTTTGCCATGATTCAGCTGGAGTCTAAAGAATTTGCACCCACTGAAGTCAATGACATATGGAA GTATGAAGATGATAAAAAAGAATGGGCTGGAATGTTGAAAGAAATACGTTATGCTTCAGGAGCTAGTTGCCTAGCAACACGGTTAAATCTCTTCAAACTGTCTAAGCTATAA
- the FASTKD1 gene encoding FAST kinase domain-containing protein 1, mitochondrial isoform X4, whose translation MCCTSYNNQHLCFSPLMGKIADIVNRNLETIQDLRCLSVLMVSISSLISQRFQEQLVNKTEQLFDTIDSSQVNIARRIVQFLRNIKYGYYPLLERCNKVFLSNVNHLDLDSISKILSLYHSLQFHSFEFILMTKKRLTEMIPLFDYPASFVKLFVTLGPVAGPEEEKRLKSTILLMSEELTSHQALAVMGAMEEMESRNSRLIRKIASILHKHLDNYKPVELLRITQASIFLHFQSKELFVKLRELLLSYLKVSVIPSEISLLVCALSMLPSPHLDEARISQIEAVLPQCDLNDLNSFATSVLRCIQYDHMYRNNMPGKQLKLLQKLDHYGRQRLQKCSSLNLLWEEVKSLKGDWFADSLLEETVVTLQRLMDEINYINVAGIASFISRTNYLSTSLLDRIASVVLQQIEKIHPFAILAIILPFSALNYDPPQRDEFFGTCLQRLNSYLSILDPLMLVFLGYSLATREYFSEDLLKAIFNIRFLAKLDSQLELLCSSLNMKVQFRLMELNRAVCLECPEYQIPWFHDRFCQQQYKKDFGSMNEAQQQIYKMLAEVLGGISFVKASVLTPYYYTIDFECILDKRKKPLPYGSHNTTLGKLPKIHSELNTQIAGSRLPPGAEKIALEFLDSRAFCRNIPHLKGKSAMKKRHLEILGYRVIQIPHFEWNSMALSTKNARMDYLRERIFGEGKSSS comes from the exons gTGCTTGTCTGTTTTAATGGTCAGCATATCTTCTTTAATATCACAGCGTTTTCAAGAGCaattagtgaacaaaacagagcaaCTTTTTGACACCATAGATTCTTCCCAGGTCAACATTGCAAGAAGAATAGTACAGTTTCTTCGAAATATTAAATATGGTTATTACCCACTATTGGAAAGGTGCAATAAAGTGTTTTTGAGCAATGTGAACCACCTTGATTTGGACTCCATCAGTAAAATACTTAGTCTATACCACTCTCTACAGTTTCAtagttttgaatttattttaatgaccAAGAAGAGGCTAACAGAAATGATTCCTCTGTTTGACTACCCTGCTAGCTTTGTAAAATTGTTTGTAACATTGGGACCTGTGGCAGGACCTGAAGAAGAGAAACG acTTAAATCAACTATATTACTGATGTCAGAGGAGTTGACTAGCCATCAAGCCCTGGCAGTGATGGGAGCAATGGAAGAGATGGAAAGCAGAAATTCACGTCTGATTAGAAA aATTGCTTCAATTCTGCATAAACATTTGGATAACTATAAACCAGTAGAGTTATTGAGGATAACTCAAGCATcgatttttctacattttcaaaGTAAAGAGCTTTTTGTGAAACTCAGAGAATTGCTGCTTAG TTATTTGAAAGTCAGTGTCATACCTAGTGAGATTTCCCTCCTGGTTTGTGCTCTTTCGATGCTTCCTTCTCCTCACTTAGACGAAGCGAGGATATCTCAAATTGAAGCAGTTTTACCACAGTGTGACCTAAATGACCTGAATAGTTTTGCCACATCTGTTTTAAGATGTATTCAGTATGATCACATGTATCGGAATAATATGCCTGGGAAACAGTTGAAACTACTTCAAAAATTAGATCACTACGGTCGTCAGAGACTACAAAAATGCAGCAGTTTGAATCTGTTATGGGAAGAAGTTAAATCTTTAAAAGGAGACTGGTTTGCTGATTCACTTCTTGAAGAAACTGTTGTTACCTTACAGCGTTTGATGGATGAAATTAATTACATAAATGTTGCAGGGATTGCATCTTTTATTTCTAGAACTAACTACCTCAGTACTTCGCTACTTGATAGGATAGCCTCAGTGGTCCTTCAGCAGATTGAAAAG ATTCATCCTTTTGCAATCCTTGCTATTATTCTTCCGTTCAGCGCCCTGAACTATGATCCACCTCAAAGGGATGAATTTTTCGGAACTTGCCTTCAACGCCTTAATTCTTACTTAA GTATATTGGATCCTCTTATGTTAGTGTTTCTTGGTTACTCTTTGGCCACACGtgaatatttttcagaagatCTACTGAAGGCAATTTTTAACATAAGATTCTTAGCCAAATTAGATTCTCAACTTGAac ttttatgtTCATCTCTAAATATGAAGGTCCAATTTCGTCTTATGGAATTAAATAGAGCAGTCTGCTTGGAATGTCCTGAATATCAGATTCCATGGTTTCATGACCGCTTCTGTCAACAGCAGTATAAAAAAG atTTTGGCAGTATGAATGAAGCACAACAGCAGATTTACAAAATGTTAGCAGAGGTACTAGGAGGAATCAGTTTTGTAAAAGCCTCTGTTCTTACACCTTATTACTACACAATAG ATTTTGAGTGTATCttggataaaaggaaaaaacctctTCCGTATGGAAGCCATAATACAACTTTGGGAAAACTACCAAAAATACATTCGGAATTAAATACTCAAATAGCTGGATCAAGACTGCCACCAGGAGCTGAAAA GATTGCTTTGGAATTTTTGGATTCGAGAGCATTTTGTAGAAACATCcctcatttaaaaggaaaatctgcTATGAAAAAACGACACTTGGAAATTTTGGGCTATCGTGTAATTCAG ATCCCTCATTTTGAATGGAACTCTATGGCACTATCAACAAAGAATGCTCGAATGGACTACCTGAGAGAACGGATATTTGGAGAAGGCAAATCATCATCAtag